The following nucleotide sequence is from Nothobranchius furzeri strain GRZ-AD chromosome 6, NfurGRZ-RIMD1, whole genome shotgun sequence.
AGAACTCAGGAAGTTTAATGTCAAATACCAAAACTAACGAGGAGCCATTTTTACGTTTTGTTTTTGGTCActctaggctgaacatgaaaataatctcccaCCCCtgcttcctgcattagccactcgTGGACAGGGACACACTGGGATTACAGAAGCCTCTCAGATCCACGTCTCACTATAAatgaacattcatggacccaTCTTAGctcgcaacggggaaggctgccATTGGTTTAACATTCAGGTGAGAGCAGAACacgtcttggctagcagaagctaactgttagcataccaactccacaacatggcaggatCCTTCAGGTTTGGGTCATTTGTGGAGAATTATCAGCGACGCTAAAcggagtcggtggtagagttgcgttactGTTAAACAGAAGAGAAGAGATGTGAGAATGTCGGGTGACAGGACTCCAGATGCTGCTGCGTGGAGCTCAGCTGTGctctgactaacttctacttcctgaaacaggagctccaGAGCTAGATGTACGTATACTAGAGACCGCTGCTGGTGTGTTGAaagaacaagtgaacttggttttCAACTCTCCGACTGAGACCTGAGCTCGTGCACACATAcgcaacacatgcacacacgtacacacaaatgcacacacacacacacacacacacacacacacacacacacacacacacacaaaacaacaaaatcatTGATTTTAAGTGTTTAACTGGAATTTCCTCACATAAATATGTGAAGATAAATTTGTTTAAATCTcccgtaataataataaaaccggTTTAAGATGAACAGAGCCGTAGAATATTCCACAGCCTCAGCAGGAAGCAGAATTCCTCTTCAGGGCTGCAGGATGAAGTCATTAGAGGATAAAACACGACTTTTATTTGGATCTAACTGTGGATCTGTTTTAAAAACGTCACCATTTGGTTCTTTTCCAGACGACGTAAACGACTGTGACAATTCAACTTTTTTTTCCCAGGAACGATTTTGACATTCCAGTGACACGTAAGGAGGCCCCTGCTGGCTCGGCTAAATCCCGCTTTAGCTCCGCGTCTGTTAAAGCAGCGGTGTTCAGGGCCGGGGTCCGGCCCGTTTTAGCTttaaacctgcttcaacacacctgacttcaatcagacttctgcagagcccgacGAGCTGCTGCAcacgtgattcaaccactgaatcagttgtgttggagcagagaaaccactaaaacgtgctggagacTGGCCCTCCACGCCCGGAACTGAACAGCCCTGTTTTAAAGTTTCAGCTGTTGTTTGTTGAGAAGCCGCGAGGTCAGACGAGTTTGTGAATGTTTCATCAAAACGTTATAAGATAAAtgtttaaaccccccccccccccccccccccttcaggtGTAAGCCCCGTTTTCTCCAGCggtaatgccacacacacacacacacacacacacacacactgatcgcGGCCGCAGCGTCTCTGAGGAACAGGAGTTTGGGTTCGGTTTTCTCGCGGCTGCAGGTTTAATCCGGAGCGACGCCAGCTGGGAAAAGCTTCCagataaaatgtgttttcctgCCAAAGGATGAAAACTTCCTTTAGGTTTGGAAGACTGGATTGTAAAACAGGGGCAGAAGGCAAAGAGCTGTATCaaaatttactttatttttatCCACGTTTGTATAAAAAAGctttttaataaataatttaGCATAAATAACAGCATAAAGCAAAGAAATGAAACCGAAGGGTTCAGGTGCCGTAGCTGCTGTACACGGATCTGTCTGTGCCTCCTCTTCCCTCTCCGTCCTTCCCGCGTCCCGGCTGTTAATCATCTCCCTGCCGGAGCTCCTCCGCCTTTACTGTCAGTCTCAGTGCCTCCAGAGCAGGAGTTCAGTGAAGAATCTCAGCTTTCAGCATTCCTCGTGTCCTTCAGTCATCTGaggatcttgtctctgctttcctCTTCCTCTCGATGCACTCCATCTTACGGCTCGCGTCTTTTTGTATCCTTGGAAAAGAGCAGAGGACAAAACCTGGGATTAGGCCAGAGGACAGATGAGAAACATCTGGAAGTTTGTGGGAGAAAGTTGCACGTTGACGTGTCAGACTTGTTAAGATGCAGAAAGGTTTCGCTGTCGTTTACTCTGTGGTTTGAGGTTTTTTTGAGTTTATCCAGGAGGCGTTTAGACTCCAGCCCACATGTGTGCAGCTGCAGGGGCTTTAGTCTGGTTTTGAACCAGTTAAGGTCTCGTTTGTTTAAAGCAGCAGTCCCTCGCCCACCAGGTAACAGTGTCTACTAGTCTGCTCACCTATCCCAGCACTTCTGAAATCCCTGGGCAACCTTTGTCGAAGGATCCACACAGATCTGCTCGGTGGAGTTATCGGGTTTGACCGATGTTAGACTGAGAAAACACAACCAGAACGAGTCAAACCCAACAGGACAACCCAACGGAGAACCTTTAAAAAGGCGCTGGTTGGAAAAACACTCACATTACTTCAGTGTTATCACAACTCGGCGACTTTTCAATCACTTCAAAATCGGAGACGTTGATTCTGGGGACTTTTTGGACCTTTGGACATTTACATCGTCCCACGACGTACATACCTGCAAACCAAACGTTCAGACTTGAGTGTGCTGCTTAACCAGTGAGTCATTGATGAGGTAAAGGCAAGCATGCATCAGAAATATAGACTTTAAACAGGAAAAGCACATAAATCCTGCAGAAATCGAACTTGAACTCACCCTGATGGAGTTCAATGCAAACTGCAGCAACAACAACCAGCAGCAGAGCAACATTCCTCTGGAAAAAGGCCATTTTCCTgagctttttttttctcagaGAAAAGTGTTTAAAAATCCCCGTGGACGGAGCGAGACCTTGGGCTGTCAGCTGAAGTACAAGCAGACGAATGAGTCTCCGCTCCGAGTCTCCTGGTTTTATACGGCTCTGCAGGGTGGGTTTTCCCTCAGCCTGCGCTGCTTCCCGTTAGCCAGACCCTCGGAGTACTCTGGAATTTCCACTTTCACGCCGGAGACGCTCCGGTGAGCTCAGCACTAAACCATGACTTTCTTTAGGGTGAGAGGTCAATTAGAGGCTGAAAACGGGCTGACTTGGAGCCCCAGACAGTAAACACTCGTCTTTGTTCCCCTAATCGCGTCCGAGCCGAACGACTCTGGAAACCAGGAGCCAAATTTGCTAGAATCTGTTCTGCCTTCCTCAACCTGCCGTGTTTGTTACCTTTTACTGGCA
It contains:
- the LOC107396925 gene encoding C-X-C motif chemokine 11, whose protein sequence is MAFFQRNVALLLVVVAAVCIELHQGMYVVGRCKCPKVQKVPRINVSDFEVIEKSPSCDNTEVILTSVKPDNSTEQICVDPSTKVAQGFQKCWDRIQKDASRKMECIERKRKAETRSSDD